In one window of Thermodesulfobacteriota bacterium DNA:
- the mfd gene encoding transcription-repair coupling factor: protein MSTREKTYSIRDALRDAVQLGPGRRISISGLYGSSRAYLLSSLFRGLGRPLLAVTDGTESAESFAGDLRFFLGEDDVLLYPAPEVLPFEPQPAHQDIQARRMEALFRLVSGKPLILVTPASNLMQKVTPREDLSRKSLALRKGEETDRDALTMSLLDAGYSRMSMVEERGEISVRGGILDIFPPMYDFPVRIEFFGDEVESIRTFDPATQRSLKELEEALIVPARETASRRSSRLDARERLIERAEELEIPRERWEPLSDRLREGSVAGLDFLLPLFHERLDTLFDYLKPDTMTALIEPELVRGGLKAFGDEVDEAARRLLARKEFFTEPDSIYLKADEALGMLDKTALLHIESFRSGGLEIYAESNIDIRQEISSRKGEELLKPLVERIGSWTEAGLRVFITAHNRGQAERTGELLEGYGLKYALTKGIEAAAIEGVGLYVATGALSTGFRLPSEGLVIVSEEEVFGERVKKRGPPSRRLEAFLTQLQDLSAGDFIVHKQHGIGLYRGLNKLSIDGLENEFLLLEYRGGDRLYLPVWRMDLVTKYHGVEGSSPELDKLGGPGWERSKKKVKQAVEKLAGELLKLYAERAAAEGFAFSPPDRLFHEFEAGFEYEETPDQARAIEETLNDMQEPRPMDRLVCGDVGYGKTEVAIRAAFKAVLDKKQVAVLVPTTVLAEQHHRTFSNRLAAYPVTVEVLSRFRSKAEQKEIVKRLAEGKVDIIIGTHRLLQSDIEFKDLGLIVIDEEHRFGVAHKEKLKKLRARVDVLTLTATPIPRTLHMSLASIRELSIINTPPEDRLAIRTQVVRHDEEVVREAIERELSRGGQVFFVHNRIQSIGLIEEMLRRVVPHARVAVAHGQMKEGELEKKMLGFVSKEFDILLSTSIIESGLDIPTANTIIINRADRFGLAELYQLRGRVGRSKHRAYAYFICPSIAELTGDARKRIEVIQELSEPGSGFRVATYDLEIRGAGELLGTAQSGNIAAVGFDMYTQLLEEAVREIKGERVEEEVEPEINLRISQYIPEDYVPDTRQRLNLYKRFSSISSEYDISAITEELEDRYGEVPALTRNLFSTASLKLMLKALNARELTQKGTRLYLSFEGAEGKLPPEGAVKKAAELARKEPKRHRVTPEGRFITFMKEGESPLDVARYVLKELLKG from the coding sequence ATGTCCACCAGAGAAAAGACCTATTCCATAAGAGACGCCTTGAGGGACGCCGTCCAGCTTGGGCCAGGCAGGAGGATTTCGATTTCCGGCCTTTACGGCTCATCAAGGGCGTATCTGCTTTCCTCGCTTTTCCGCGGGCTTGGAAGGCCTCTCCTTGCCGTGACCGACGGGACGGAGAGCGCGGAATCCTTTGCAGGCGACCTCCGGTTCTTCCTGGGCGAGGATGACGTGCTCCTCTACCCGGCGCCGGAGGTGCTCCCCTTCGAGCCCCAGCCAGCTCACCAGGACATACAGGCCCGGAGGATGGAGGCCCTCTTCAGGCTCGTTTCCGGGAAACCCCTTATCCTGGTAACTCCGGCCTCCAACCTGATGCAGAAGGTCACGCCCAGGGAAGACCTCTCCAGGAAGTCCCTCGCGTTAAGGAAAGGCGAGGAGACGGACAGGGACGCGCTTACCATGAGCCTACTGGATGCCGGGTACTCGCGTATGAGCATGGTGGAGGAGCGGGGCGAGATATCGGTACGGGGCGGCATACTCGACATATTCCCGCCGATGTACGATTTCCCCGTCCGGATAGAGTTCTTCGGGGACGAGGTCGAATCCATAAGGACGTTCGACCCCGCTACCCAGAGGTCGCTCAAGGAGCTCGAAGAGGCGCTCATAGTGCCTGCCAGGGAGACGGCCTCCCGGAGGTCTTCGAGGCTGGACGCCCGCGAAAGGCTCATAGAAAGGGCTGAAGAGCTGGAGATCCCGCGCGAGAGGTGGGAACCGCTCTCGGACAGGCTCCGGGAAGGCTCGGTCGCCGGCCTGGATTTCCTCCTGCCCCTCTTCCATGAGAGGCTCGATACCCTTTTTGACTACCTCAAGCCGGACACCATGACCGCGCTCATCGAGCCCGAGCTCGTAAGGGGCGGCCTTAAGGCGTTCGGGGATGAGGTGGACGAGGCGGCCCGACGCCTGCTCGCCCGTAAAGAGTTTTTTACCGAGCCTGACTCGATCTACCTGAAGGCAGACGAGGCCCTCGGAATGCTCGATAAGACCGCGCTCCTTCATATCGAGTCCTTCCGTAGCGGCGGCCTCGAGATATACGCTGAATCCAACATCGACATACGGCAGGAGATATCGTCGAGAAAGGGCGAGGAGCTCCTTAAACCCCTTGTCGAAAGGATAGGCTCGTGGACCGAGGCCGGGCTCCGGGTCTTCATAACAGCGCACAACCGCGGGCAGGCCGAGAGGACAGGGGAGCTCCTTGAAGGCTACGGCCTAAAATACGCGCTCACGAAGGGCATTGAAGCGGCGGCCATCGAGGGCGTTGGCCTTTATGTGGCGACAGGCGCCCTCTCCACGGGCTTCAGGCTCCCCTCCGAGGGGCTTGTAATAGTATCCGAGGAGGAGGTCTTCGGAGAAAGAGTAAAGAAGCGGGGCCCGCCGTCGAGACGGCTCGAGGCGTTCCTTACGCAGCTCCAGGACCTCTCCGCCGGAGACTTCATAGTCCACAAGCAGCACGGCATCGGCCTCTACAGGGGCCTTAACAAGCTCTCGATAGACGGGCTTGAGAACGAGTTCCTTCTGCTGGAATACAGGGGCGGCGACAGGCTCTATCTCCCGGTCTGGAGGATGGACCTCGTGACCAAGTACCACGGGGTCGAGGGGAGCTCCCCTGAGCTCGATAAGCTCGGCGGCCCGGGCTGGGAGAGGTCAAAGAAGAAGGTAAAGCAGGCGGTCGAGAAGCTCGCGGGAGAGCTCCTCAAACTCTACGCCGAGAGGGCGGCGGCGGAGGGCTTCGCATTCTCGCCTCCCGACAGGCTCTTCCACGAGTTCGAGGCAGGCTTCGAGTACGAGGAAACACCCGACCAGGCCAGGGCAATTGAGGAAACGCTTAATGACATGCAGGAGCCCCGGCCCATGGACAGGCTCGTCTGCGGAGACGTCGGCTACGGGAAGACCGAGGTCGCCATAAGGGCCGCGTTCAAGGCCGTGCTCGATAAGAAGCAGGTCGCGGTGCTCGTTCCCACTACCGTCCTTGCCGAGCAGCACCACAGGACCTTCTCGAACCGGCTCGCCGCATACCCGGTGACGGTCGAAGTCCTCTCGCGGTTCAGGTCGAAAGCCGAGCAGAAGGAAATAGTAAAGAGGCTTGCCGAAGGCAAGGTGGACATAATAATCGGCACACACAGGCTCCTTCAGTCCGATATCGAGTTCAAGGACCTGGGTTTGATAGTTATAGACGAGGAGCACAGGTTCGGTGTCGCGCACAAGGAAAAACTCAAGAAGCTCCGGGCCAGGGTCGACGTCCTTACGCTTACGGCAACGCCCATACCGAGGACGCTCCACATGTCGCTAGCCTCGATAAGGGAGCTCTCGATAATAAACACGCCCCCTGAGGACAGGCTCGCCATAAGGACCCAGGTCGTACGGCACGACGAGGAGGTCGTCCGCGAGGCCATAGAGAGGGAGCTTTCAAGGGGCGGCCAGGTATTTTTCGTCCACAACAGGATACAGTCAATAGGATTGATAGAGGAAATGCTCCGGAGAGTCGTGCCCCATGCTCGGGTTGCTGTGGCGCACGGCCAGATGAAGGAAGGGGAGCTTGAGAAGAAGATGTTGGGCTTCGTTTCAAAGGAGTTCGACATACTCCTCTCGACCTCCATAATAGAATCGGGCCTCGATATACCGACCGCCAACACGATAATCATAAACAGGGCCGACAGGTTCGGGCTTGCGGAGCTCTATCAGCTCCGCGGAAGGGTAGGAAGGAGCAAGCACCGGGCCTATGCCTATTTCATATGCCCATCCATCGCCGAGCTTACGGGCGACGCAAGGAAGAGGATAGAGGTCATACAGGAGCTCTCGGAGCCTGGCTCGGGCTTCAGGGTCGCCACATACGACCTTGAGATAAGGGGGGCAGGGGAGCTCCTGGGCACGGCCCAGTCCGGCAACATAGCCGCCGTGGGCTTCGACATGTACACGCAGCTACTCGAAGAGGCCGTACGCGAGATAAAGGGCGAAAGGGTGGAAGAGGAGGTCGAGCCGGAGATAAACCTCCGGATATCACAGTACATACCCGAGGACTATGTCCCTGACACTAGGCAGAGGCTCAACCTCTACAAGCGGTTCTCTTCAATATCATCCGAGTACGACATCTCGGCGATTACCGAGGAGCTCGAGGACAGGTACGGCGAGGTCCCTGCGCTTACGCGGAACCTCTTCTCCACGGCGTCGCTCAAATTGATGCTCAAGGCCCTCAATGCCCGCGAGCTGACCCAGAAGGGCACACGGCTCTATCTCTCGTTCGAGGGCGCGGAAGGGAAGCTCCCGCCCGAGGGGGCCGTAAAAAAGGCGGCGGAGCTTGCGAGGAAAGAGCCCAAAAGGCACAGGGTCACTCCCGAGGGCAGGTTCATAACCTTCATGAAGGAGGGCGAATCCCCGCTCGACGTGGCCAGATATGTATTGAAAGAGCTTCTTAAGGGGTGA
- a CDS encoding radical SAM protein has protein sequence MAHKQLIIPIFIPFGGCPHQCVFCDQKGISAVRELPEPTEAARQIELYLSTWKGKGAREAAFYGGSFTGLPEKTQKDYLEAALPFIRDGRLDSIRVSTRPDYIDVQRAVFLLHNGVRTVELGVQSMDPKVLALSGRGHGPDATIAAVAALKDAGLKVGLQFMPGLPGDSIETILDTTQKIIALKPDFVRVYPSLVLKGTAMHRMYLGGLYSPWGLEEMTEACVQVKRLLDEAGVPVIRMGLQPGKELEESIAAGPYHPSFRQLVEALATSKN, from the coding sequence ATGGCGCATAAGCAGCTCATAATCCCCATCTTCATCCCTTTCGGCGGCTGCCCCCACCAGTGCGTGTTCTGCGACCAGAAGGGCATATCCGCGGTAAGGGAGCTGCCAGAGCCAACGGAGGCGGCAAGGCAAATCGAGCTCTATCTTTCCACATGGAAGGGCAAGGGCGCGCGCGAGGCCGCCTTTTACGGCGGCAGCTTCACCGGCCTCCCGGAAAAGACCCAGAAAGACTATCTCGAGGCGGCTCTCCCGTTTATAAGGGACGGCAGGCTCGATTCAATAAGGGTCTCTACCAGGCCCGACTACATCGACGTTCAAAGGGCTGTTTTTCTTTTGCATAATGGGGTAAGGACAGTAGAGCTCGGTGTGCAGTCAATGGACCCGAAGGTGCTTGCGCTCTCCGGAAGGGGGCACGGCCCGGATGCGACAATAGCTGCCGTGGCCGCGCTTAAAGACGCCGGGCTCAAGGTGGGCCTCCAGTTCATGCCCGGCCTCCCGGGCGATTCGATTGAAACCATACTCGACACAACCCAAAAAATAATCGCCCTCAAGCCTGATTTCGTAAGGGTCTATCCCTCGCTCGTCCTCAAGGGCACGGCCATGCACAGGATGTATTTAGGCGGGCTCTACAGCCCGTGGGGGCTCGAAGAAATGACAGAGGCATGCGTGCAGGTCAAGCGGCTCCTTGACGAGGCAGGCGTGCCCGTGATCCGCATGGGCCTCCAGCCCGGGAAAGAGCTTGAGGAATCCATTGCCGCGGGCCCGTATCATCCCTCCTTCAGGCAGCTCGTCGAAGCCCTGGCAACCTCTAAAAATTGA
- the mnmA gene encoding tRNA 2-thiouridine(34) synthase MnmA, with protein MSRKKAVVAMSGGVDSSTALALLKEQGYECIGVSMQLWDYSKKELEREEGSGATAGSCCSLDDIHDARRVADSLGVPFYVVNVEEAFSREVVDYFVSSYSSGSTPNPCIKCNQVLKFEVLLNKALGLEADYLATGHYARIERAPWGMRLLKGVDHSKDQSYFLFTMTQAQLGRVLFPLGNLTKPEVRELARSLSVRTSEKAESQEICFVEEPSYAEFLSARVPNAPGDIVDTEGHVLGRHKGLFNYTIGQRKGLNLSGGPFYVLDIVVPSNRVVVGSAERLYSNGLTAVDVNWINPEAMEKARGGKLIAAAKIRYRHEEAPCMVKTLPDGSIEVAFGKPQKAITPGQGVVIYDGDEVLGGGWIREARK; from the coding sequence ATGTCCCGAAAGAAGGCGGTAGTCGCCATGAGCGGCGGCGTTGATTCATCCACAGCCCTTGCTCTCCTCAAGGAGCAGGGCTATGAATGCATCGGCGTCTCGATGCAGCTCTGGGACTACTCCAAAAAAGAACTCGAAAGAGAGGAAGGGAGCGGCGCAACCGCCGGAAGCTGCTGCTCCCTCGACGACATCCACGACGCGCGGCGCGTGGCCGACAGCCTCGGTGTGCCCTTCTACGTCGTTAACGTGGAAGAGGCCTTCTCGCGCGAGGTCGTCGATTACTTCGTCTCGTCCTATTCCAGCGGCTCCACCCCAAACCCCTGCATAAAATGCAACCAGGTCCTGAAGTTCGAGGTGCTGCTTAATAAGGCCCTCGGCCTTGAAGCAGACTATCTCGCAACAGGCCACTACGCCCGCATAGAGCGCGCGCCCTGGGGCATGCGCCTTCTTAAGGGCGTTGACCATTCCAAAGACCAGAGCTACTTCCTCTTTACCATGACGCAGGCACAGCTCGGGCGCGTCCTTTTTCCGCTTGGAAATCTCACCAAGCCCGAAGTAAGGGAGCTTGCGCGCTCGCTTTCCGTCCGGACTTCCGAGAAGGCAGAGAGCCAGGAGATTTGCTTTGTCGAAGAGCCGAGCTACGCGGAATTCCTATCGGCGCGCGTTCCGAACGCGCCCGGAGATATAGTCGATACTGAAGGCCATGTGCTTGGAAGGCACAAGGGCCTATTCAATTACACCATCGGCCAGCGGAAGGGGCTTAACCTCTCGGGCGGCCCTTTTTATGTTCTCGACATCGTAGTCCCGTCGAACAGGGTCGTGGTGGGAAGCGCTGAAAGGCTCTATTCCAACGGCCTTACCGCCGTTGATGTAAACTGGATAAATCCTGAGGCAATGGAAAAGGCGCGCGGCGGCAAACTGATTGCCGCCGCGAAGATACGCTATCGACATGAGGAAGCGCCTTGCATGGTGAAGACGCTGCCGGACGGATCAATAGAGGTCGCCTTCGGCAAGCCCCAGAAGGCCATCACCCCCGGACAGGGTGTCGTAATCTACGACGGCGACGAGGTGCTCGGCGGCGGATGGATACGGGAGGCGAGGAAGTGA
- the mtaB gene encoding tRNA (N(6)-L-threonylcarbamoyladenosine(37)-C(2))-methylthiotransferase MtaB: MDTGGEEVNVRKVAITTLGCKSNQYDSSALEDALRAASFEVAPFSGPADAYIINTCTVTGRTDTQSRQVIRKARKENPGAIVVVTGCYAQVSPDEVKSLGVDFVVGNPEKERIVEYLLGGRRQGITEDLGQWQEGTPWTLRARSSSGRTRANMKIQEGCGRACSYCIIPRARGLSKSLPLNEIEREFDSLVEAGYKEVVLTGIHLGAWGADLSPSTDITTLLELIEKKDYPCRFRLSSLDPDEVTDRLIEILQDAKRVCNHLHLCLQSGDDNIIKRMRRPYTRELFAERIERLVASVPEISVGVDVIAGFPGEGDAEFENTYSILSGLPIAYLHVFPFSKRRGTPAADFKDQVEPRTVKERCSRLQELDRAKRDAFHQNFIGKKAGVLVEGGRDRRSGLLTGRARNYIRVFLEGDDALKRKLVEAELQEPANGGMKGAVAAGEKV; this comes from the coding sequence ATGGATACGGGAGGCGAGGAAGTGAACGTGAGGAAAGTCGCCATAACAACCCTCGGCTGCAAGTCGAACCAGTACGACTCTTCCGCGCTCGAGGACGCGCTCCGCGCCGCGTCATTCGAGGTCGCGCCCTTTTCCGGGCCTGCCGACGCCTATATCATAAATACCTGCACGGTCACGGGCAGGACAGATACCCAGTCGCGACAGGTAATAAGGAAGGCGCGGAAGGAAAACCCCGGCGCGATAGTGGTGGTAACAGGCTGCTACGCGCAGGTCTCGCCCGATGAAGTGAAATCGCTCGGAGTTGATTTCGTGGTAGGGAACCCGGAGAAGGAAAGGATCGTCGAATATCTCCTTGGCGGCAGGCGGCAGGGGATTACGGAAGACCTGGGTCAGTGGCAGGAGGGCACGCCCTGGACGCTTCGCGCCCGCTCCTCATCGGGCCGCACCAGGGCCAACATGAAGATACAGGAAGGGTGCGGAAGAGCCTGCTCCTATTGCATCATCCCCAGGGCCAGGGGCCTATCGAAGAGCCTCCCCTTGAATGAAATCGAGCGCGAGTTCGACTCTCTCGTTGAAGCCGGATACAAGGAAGTGGTGCTCACGGGCATACACCTCGGCGCATGGGGCGCGGACTTATCGCCATCAACCGACATAACAACGCTGCTTGAGCTTATAGAGAAAAAGGACTACCCGTGCAGGTTCAGGCTCAGTTCCCTCGACCCGGACGAGGTGACGGACAGGCTCATTGAAATTTTGCAAGACGCCAAAAGGGTCTGCAACCATTTGCACCTCTGCCTTCAGAGCGGCGATGATAACATCATAAAGCGCATGAGAAGGCCTTACACAAGGGAGCTCTTTGCCGAAAGGATCGAGAGGCTTGTCGCGTCCGTGCCGGAGATATCCGTGGGCGTTGACGTCATAGCGGGCTTTCCGGGCGAGGGAGATGCCGAATTCGAAAATACCTATTCGATCCTCTCCGGCCTGCCGATAGCCTATCTCCACGTATTCCCGTTCTCGAAACGCCGTGGCACGCCTGCCGCGGATTTTAAAGACCAGGTCGAGCCCCGCACCGTAAAAGAGCGGTGTTCGAGGCTGCAGGAGCTTGATCGGGCCAAGAGGGACGCCTTCCATCAAAATTTTATCGGCAAAAAAGCCGGCGTGCTCGTTGAGGGGGGCCGCGACAGGCGCTCAGGGCTCCTTACAGGAAGGGCGCGGAACTACATACGTGTATTTCTCGAAGGCGACGACGCGCTCAAGAGAAAGCTTGTGGAGGCGGAGCTTCAGGAGCCCGCAAACGGCGGCATGAAAGGGGCTGTCGCTGCCGGAGAAAAGGTTTAG
- the nifU gene encoding Fe-S cluster assembly scaffold protein NifU, whose translation MYSEKVMDHFSNPRNVGEVEGADGTGTVGNPACGDIMKLSIKVENDVITDVKFKTFGCGAAIATSSMVTELVKGKGLDEAEQISNSTVAEALDGLPPVKMHCSNLAADALHAAIEDYKKKLAGTAK comes from the coding sequence ATGTACAGCGAAAAGGTGATGGACCACTTCTCAAACCCCAGGAACGTGGGCGAGGTAGAGGGCGCGGACGGAACGGGCACGGTGGGCAACCCGGCGTGCGGCGACATAATGAAGCTCAGCATCAAGGTCGAGAACGACGTGATAACCGACGTGAAGTTCAAGACCTTCGGCTGCGGCGCGGCCATCGCGACGAGCTCGATGGTTACGGAGCTTGTTAAGGGCAAGGGGCTCGATGAGGCCGAGCAGATATCGAACAGCACGGTCGCCGAGGCCCTCGACGGCCTCCCGCCCGTAAAGATGCACTGTTCGAACCTCGCGGCAGACGCCCTCCACGCGGCAATAGAGGACTACAAGAAGAAGCTCGCCGGTACGGCGAAGTAG
- the rnc gene encoding ribonuclease III, translating to MKDGNAFETFLATLPFSFTDPELMRKVFVHRSYLNEKEGAGLKSNERLEFLGDAILSNIISHMLFRKFPDIHEGELTRMRAKLVNGQALALLAKELSLDKYLLLGKGERGGGGVDNPSILAGVFEAFIAAVYFHHGFQKTFEYVETLFSPLLQEALESPGHFDFKPKLQELSQRLFKEAPVYILKGEKGPPHKKTFEVEVMVNGRVLGSGSATRKKDAEQAAAGEALGNMTERFTEFFPERMPGGELHGA from the coding sequence TTGAAAGACGGTAATGCGTTTGAAACATTTCTTGCGACCCTTCCTTTCAGCTTTACTGACCCCGAGCTCATGAGGAAGGTCTTTGTCCACAGGTCTTACCTCAATGAAAAGGAGGGGGCGGGGCTCAAGTCCAACGAGCGGCTCGAGTTCCTCGGCGACGCCATCCTCTCGAACATCATAAGCCACATGCTCTTCAGGAAGTTCCCGGACATACACGAGGGCGAGCTTACGAGGATGAGGGCCAAGCTCGTGAACGGGCAGGCACTGGCCCTGCTAGCAAAGGAGCTCTCGCTCGACAAATACCTCCTTCTCGGCAAGGGCGAGCGCGGGGGCGGCGGGGTCGACAACCCCTCCATACTCGCCGGCGTCTTCGAGGCCTTCATAGCCGCCGTCTACTTCCACCACGGGTTCCAGAAGACCTTCGAATATGTCGAGACCCTCTTTTCTCCTCTATTGCAGGAGGCGCTCGAATCGCCCGGTCATTTCGATTTCAAGCCGAAGCTGCAGGAGCTCTCGCAGAGGCTATTCAAGGAAGCCCCGGTCTATATTTTGAAGGGCGAAAAAGGCCCGCCGCACAAAAAGACCTTCGAGGTGGAGGTCATGGTCAACGGAAGGGTGCTCGGCTCTGGCTCGGCAACCAGGAAAAAAGACGCGGAGCAGGCCGCAGCCGGGGAGGCGCTCGGGAACATGACCGAACGCTTCACCGAGTTCTTCCCTGAAAGGATGCCCGGCGGGGAACTGCATGGCGCATAA
- a CDS encoding Rrf2 family transcriptional regulator, producing MRLSTKGQYAVRAMVNLACHSGEKPVTLKDISAEEGISLSYLEQLFVKLRKGKIVKSVRGPGGGYVLAKPPAVISVGDIISVVEEPMNPVACLDDDSAGCDRATTCTTQRVWKCLAEKISEFLNSVSIEDLSREALALKSGHPPVNTNVCGITEQTRS from the coding sequence GTGAGGTTATCCACAAAAGGTCAGTATGCGGTTCGGGCGATGGTAAATCTCGCCTGCCATTCCGGCGAAAAGCCCGTGACCTTGAAGGACATTTCGGCTGAGGAAGGCATCTCTCTCTCCTACCTTGAGCAGCTTTTCGTGAAGCTCAGGAAGGGGAAGATCGTAAAGAGCGTCAGGGGCCCCGGCGGCGGATATGTGCTCGCCAAGCCGCCTGCGGTCATAAGCGTGGGCGACATTATCTCAGTGGTCGAGGAGCCCATGAACCCGGTTGCCTGCCTCGACGACGACTCAGCCGGGTGCGACAGGGCCACAACCTGCACCACCCAGCGCGTCTGGAAGTGCCTTGCAGAGAAGATCTCCGAGTTCCTTAATTCGGTTTCCATAGAAGACTTGAGCCGGGAGGCCCTGGCCCTTAAATCCGGCCACCCGCCCGTGAACACAAACGTATGCGGCATAACCGAGCAAACGCGGTCTTGA
- a CDS encoding type II toxin-antitoxin system HicB family antitoxin: MHRFLIVIEKADNNFSAYSPDLPGCVATGATREEAERNMHEAVELHIRGMKEDNLPIPESSSFAEYIAVNE; this comes from the coding sequence ATGCATCGTTTTCTTATCGTGATTGAAAAGGCGGACAATAATTTTTCCGCATACTCGCCCGACCTCCCCGGCTGTGTTGCAACCGGCGCGACGCGCGAGGAAGCCGAGCGTAACATGCACGAGGCCGTCGAGCTCCATATCCGCGGCATGAAGGAAGACAATCTCCCCATTCCCGAATCATCCTCTTTTGCGGAGTACATAGCCGTAAACGAGTAA
- the nifS gene encoding cysteine desulfurase NifS translates to MNRIYFDHNATTPVPEEVFEALVPFLKEQWGNPSSIHWAGRGTRKAVEDAREKVCALLNCTNTELIFTSSGTEGDNHALKGLAYAKKDKGNHIITTAVEHPAVLNTCKHLQKEGFEVTYLGVDNDGLISLDELKAAITPKTILISVMFANNETGVLFPMKEIGAIAKEKGIAFHTDAVQAAGKAKIDVKDINCDLLTISGHKLYGPKGIGALFVKRGVRLVPLIHGGHHERNRRGGTENVAGIVGMGKAAEIALRDMDKEIEHLKSLRDRLEKGMAERVPHIKVNGHADKRLPNTSNISFEFVEGESLLLNLDMKGIAASSGSACTSGSLEPSHVLIAMGLTHELSHGSVRFSLGKSNTAEEIDFLLETMPPIVERMRAMSPLYAAGGKG, encoded by the coding sequence TTGAACCGGATCTACTTTGACCACAACGCGACGACCCCTGTGCCCGAAGAGGTATTCGAGGCCCTGGTCCCGTTTCTTAAAGAGCAGTGGGGCAACCCCTCATCCATACACTGGGCAGGCCGCGGCACGAGGAAGGCGGTCGAGGACGCAAGGGAGAAGGTCTGCGCCCTCCTTAACTGCACGAATACCGAGCTCATCTTCACAAGCTCCGGCACCGAGGGCGACAACCACGCCCTGAAGGGCCTCGCCTACGCGAAGAAAGACAAGGGCAACCACATCATAACGACCGCAGTCGAGCACCCGGCGGTCTTGAATACCTGCAAGCACCTCCAGAAGGAGGGCTTCGAGGTCACTTATCTTGGCGTGGATAACGACGGCCTCATAAGCCTCGACGAGCTAAAGGCCGCCATCACCCCCAAGACTATCCTAATATCCGTCATGTTCGCCAATAACGAGACAGGCGTCCTCTTCCCCATGAAGGAGATAGGCGCGATAGCGAAGGAAAAGGGAATAGCCTTCCACACGGACGCTGTCCAGGCCGCAGGGAAGGCCAAAATAGACGTAAAGGACATCAACTGCGACCTCCTTACCATATCCGGGCACAAGCTCTACGGCCCCAAGGGAATAGGCGCGCTCTTTGTTAAAAGGGGCGTGCGGCTCGTGCCCCTTATCCACGGCGGCCACCACGAGAGGAACAGGCGCGGCGGAACCGAGAACGTGGCCGGAATAGTCGGCATGGGCAAGGCAGCGGAAATAGCGCTACGCGACATGGACAAGGAGATAGAGCACCTTAAATCCCTGAGGGACAGGCTTGAGAAGGGCATGGCCGAGAGGGTGCCGCACATAAAGGTGAACGGGCACGCGGATAAGAGGCTACCCAACACCTCGAACATCAGCTTCGAGTTCGTGGAGGGCGAATCGCTCCTCCTTAACCTCGACATGAAGGGCATTGCGGCCTCAAGCGGCTCTGCCTGCACATCCGGGAGCCTTGAGCCCTCTCATGTGCTCATCGCAATGGGCCTTACCCACGAGCTTTCGCACGGCTCAGTCAGGTTCAGCCTGGGGAAATCAAACACCGCAGAGGAGATAGACTTTCTCCTCGAGACAATGCCGCCCATAGTCGAGCGGATGCGGGCCATGTCGCCGCTCTACGCGGCAGGGGGCAAGGGTTGA